One Tachysurus fulvidraco isolate hzauxx_2018 chromosome 2, HZAU_PFXX_2.0, whole genome shotgun sequence DNA segment encodes these proteins:
- the gtpbp3 gene encoding tRNA modification GTPase GTPBP3, mitochondrial isoform X2: MTLASCWRIVLFKNVTRPRTYLRCPVVFGQLCSVRFLCSSPVPFGSEDTIFALSSGRGRCGVAVVRVSGPDASGALRALTGLKRTLTPRTAHLRNITHPKSNELLDRGLILWFPGPHSFTGEDSAEFHVHGGPAVISGVLQALGSLPGLRPAEAGEFTRRAFHAGKLDLTEVEGLGDLIHAETEAQRRQALRQMSGHLGRLYNEWSQQLKHSLAHMEAFIDFSEGELIEDGVLNQVDTAVSQLQAEIKKHLCDERRGERLRSGVHVVIAGSTNAGKSSLFNLLWTTRDVVETPLDIGGFPVLLSDTAGLRETDDNVEREGVQRALKRVEMADLTLVVVDSTQLPQEPQMVPGFLNDYLNNVLPKNPEKDHMPQCLLILNKSDLLPKENISIIQRALSDLFIEASVSILSCSTREGLADFLKLLQENVKTMCADPLVGSPSLTQTRHRTNLQKSIEALSQYYKYRDVDLALAAEGLRLGLSCLGRITGKVDTEEILDVIFRDFCIGK; this comes from the exons ATGACGCTTGCCAGCTGCTGGAGGATTGTCCTCTTTAAAAATGTCACAAG GCCAAGAACGTACCTCAGGTGTCCTGTCGTCTTTGGTCAGCTTTGCAGTGTTAGATTTCTGTGCAGCAGTCCTGTCCCTTTTGGCTCTGAGGACACGATCTTCGCGTTGTCTTCTGGAAGAGGTCGGTGTGGAGTAGCCGTGGTGCGTGTGAGCGGACCAGATGCATCCGGAGCTCTGCGCGCTCTGACCGGCTTGAAGCGCACGCTGACCCCCCGCACTGCGCACCTCCGCAACATTACACACCCCAAATCTAACGAGCTGCTGGACCGCGGCCTTATCCTGTGGTTCCCAG GCCCTCACAGTTTCACTGGAGAGGACAGTGCTGAATTTCACGTACATGGAGGACCTGCTGTCATTAGTGGTGTTTTACAAGCCCTGG GTAGTCTGCCTGGACTACGACCTGCCGAGGCAGGTGAGTTTACTCGGCGTGCGTTCCATGCTGGAAAGTTGGATTTGACAGAAGTAGAGGGGCTTGGAGATTTGATCCACGCAGAGACAGAAGCTCAGAGGAGACAAGCTCTTCGGCAGATGTCAGGGCACCTCGGTCGCCTTTACAATGAATGGAGTCAGCAACTCAAGCAT AGTTTGGCGCACATGGAAGCTTTCATTGACTTCAGTGAGGGTGAGCTCATAGAGGATGGAGTCTTAAATCAAG TGGACACGGCGGTCTCCCAGCTGCAAGCGGAAATAAAGAAGCATCTTTGTGATGAACGGAGGGGTGAGCGACTGCGCAGTGGTGTACATGTGGTCATAGCAGGATCCACCAATGCTGGCAAGAGCAGCCTTTTCAATCTACTGT GGACCACCAGAGACGTTGTGGAGACGCCTCTGGACATCGGAGGATTTCCGGTCCTGTTGAGTGACACTGCAGGTTTGAGAGAGACTGATGACAACGTGGAGCGAGAGGGTGTCCAGCGTGCCCTTAAAAG GGTGGAAATGGCAGATCTGACACTGGTGGTTGTCGACTCAACCCAGCTTCCTCAGGAGCCTCAGATGGTGCCAGGTTTCCTGAATGACTACCTCAACAATGTGCTGCCAAAAAATCCGGAGAAGGATCACATGCCTCAGTGTCTCCTGATTCTCAACAAAAGTGACCTACTGCCTAAAGAGAACATTAGCATCATCCAGAGGGCCCTCAGTGACCTATTCATTGAGGCTTCAGTCAGTATTCTGTCATGCAGTACCAGAGAAGGACTGGCTGATTTCTTAAAACTCCTGCAGGAGAACGTTAAGACAAT GTGTGCAGATCCGCTGGTCGGCAGCCCAAGTCTAACTCAAACTCGCCATCGGACTAACCTGCAAAAGAGCATTGAGGCCTTGAGTCAGTATTATAAGTACAGAGACGTGGACCTGGCGCTGGCAGCAGAGGGACTGCGCTTGGGTCTTAGCTGCTTGGGTAGAATCACTGGCAAGGTCGACACTGAAGAGATCCTGGATGTGATTTTTAGAGATTTTTGCATTGGGAAATAA
- the gtpbp3 gene encoding tRNA modification GTPase GTPBP3, mitochondrial isoform X1, which translates to MTLASCWRIVLFKNVTRPRTYLRCPVVFGQLCSVRFLCSSPVPFGSEDTIFALSSGRGRCGVAVVRVSGPDASGALRALTGLKRTLTPRTAHLRNITHPKSNELLDRGLILWFPGPHSFTGEDSAEFHVHGGPAVISGVLQALGSLPGLRPAEAGEFTRRAFHAGKLDLTEVEGLGDLIHAETEAQRRQALRQMSGHLGRLYNEWSQQLKHSLAHMEAFIDFSEGELIEDGVLNQVDTAVSQLQAEIKKHLCDERRGERLRSGVHVVIAGSTNAGKSSLFNLLCQRPAAIVSPIPGTTRDVVETPLDIGGFPVLLSDTAGLRETDDNVEREGVQRALKRVEMADLTLVVVDSTQLPQEPQMVPGFLNDYLNNVLPKNPEKDHMPQCLLILNKSDLLPKENISIIQRALSDLFIEASVSILSCSTREGLADFLKLLQENVKTMCADPLVGSPSLTQTRHRTNLQKSIEALSQYYKYRDVDLALAAEGLRLGLSCLGRITGKVDTEEILDVIFRDFCIGK; encoded by the exons ATGACGCTTGCCAGCTGCTGGAGGATTGTCCTCTTTAAAAATGTCACAAG GCCAAGAACGTACCTCAGGTGTCCTGTCGTCTTTGGTCAGCTTTGCAGTGTTAGATTTCTGTGCAGCAGTCCTGTCCCTTTTGGCTCTGAGGACACGATCTTCGCGTTGTCTTCTGGAAGAGGTCGGTGTGGAGTAGCCGTGGTGCGTGTGAGCGGACCAGATGCATCCGGAGCTCTGCGCGCTCTGACCGGCTTGAAGCGCACGCTGACCCCCCGCACTGCGCACCTCCGCAACATTACACACCCCAAATCTAACGAGCTGCTGGACCGCGGCCTTATCCTGTGGTTCCCAG GCCCTCACAGTTTCACTGGAGAGGACAGTGCTGAATTTCACGTACATGGAGGACCTGCTGTCATTAGTGGTGTTTTACAAGCCCTGG GTAGTCTGCCTGGACTACGACCTGCCGAGGCAGGTGAGTTTACTCGGCGTGCGTTCCATGCTGGAAAGTTGGATTTGACAGAAGTAGAGGGGCTTGGAGATTTGATCCACGCAGAGACAGAAGCTCAGAGGAGACAAGCTCTTCGGCAGATGTCAGGGCACCTCGGTCGCCTTTACAATGAATGGAGTCAGCAACTCAAGCAT AGTTTGGCGCACATGGAAGCTTTCATTGACTTCAGTGAGGGTGAGCTCATAGAGGATGGAGTCTTAAATCAAG TGGACACGGCGGTCTCCCAGCTGCAAGCGGAAATAAAGAAGCATCTTTGTGATGAACGGAGGGGTGAGCGACTGCGCAGTGGTGTACATGTGGTCATAGCAGGATCCACCAATGCTGGCAAGAGCAGCCTTTTCAATCTACTGT gccAGCGTCCTGCAGCTATTGTGTCTCCTATACCAGGGACCACCAGAGACGTTGTGGAGACGCCTCTGGACATCGGAGGATTTCCGGTCCTGTTGAGTGACACTGCAGGTTTGAGAGAGACTGATGACAACGTGGAGCGAGAGGGTGTCCAGCGTGCCCTTAAAAG GGTGGAAATGGCAGATCTGACACTGGTGGTTGTCGACTCAACCCAGCTTCCTCAGGAGCCTCAGATGGTGCCAGGTTTCCTGAATGACTACCTCAACAATGTGCTGCCAAAAAATCCGGAGAAGGATCACATGCCTCAGTGTCTCCTGATTCTCAACAAAAGTGACCTACTGCCTAAAGAGAACATTAGCATCATCCAGAGGGCCCTCAGTGACCTATTCATTGAGGCTTCAGTCAGTATTCTGTCATGCAGTACCAGAGAAGGACTGGCTGATTTCTTAAAACTCCTGCAGGAGAACGTTAAGACAAT GTGTGCAGATCCGCTGGTCGGCAGCCCAAGTCTAACTCAAACTCGCCATCGGACTAACCTGCAAAAGAGCATTGAGGCCTTGAGTCAGTATTATAAGTACAGAGACGTGGACCTGGCGCTGGCAGCAGAGGGACTGCGCTTGGGTCTTAGCTGCTTGGGTAGAATCACTGGCAAGGTCGACACTGAAGAGATCCTGGATGTGATTTTTAGAGATTTTTGCATTGGGAAATAA
- the plvapb gene encoding plasmalemma vesicle associated protein b: MYNNSYTRPKVALKAQDIRRSKGKGCGYYLRIIFFFSSLIQSLIIVSLVLFLVYGQPEKSPDEKRVDELQQSTNKLSSDNTKLRKDKADLIAQLKSKTTEKDAEVKKVVKLTAELDAAKANNTKLFQMIASCQATKTVRNVVPCPQSGGTSDHMRNLQTLLDQQRSLYAILQSNFSQTVQNLKFNLDSALKDKTKHEMAMLKLKNEKEDLTSELELYKKKCKEDFVKSLQGIQDVTTAFLAKIDNLFPDTFTFHLTCSKQQEQMQKIHANCTNLSRQVEDKFQNYLNSVGDKVSTLQAQSSRMEVENNRLTSENKKCSQDRAQEAEKCTKLLQEAQQVQDRLVEPLLQTQKQLLQEKQMLQSSCVPRPPMPKPNGMDMMFPGYAGPYKTGSSQSSKAR, from the exons ATGTACAATAACAGTTACACCCGGCCTAAAGTGGCACTGAAGGCTCAGGACATTCGCAGATCGAAGGGAAAAGGCTGTGGGTATTATCTCcgcatcatcttcttcttctcttcattGATACAGTCATTGATCATCGTGAGCCTGGTGCTCTTCTTAGTGTACGGTCAGCCAGAGAAGAGCCCCGATGAGAAGAGAGTGGATGAGCTGCAGCAGAGTACCAACAAGCTCTCCTCAGACAACACCAAGCTAAGGAAGGATAAAGCCGACCTCATTGCCCAGCTTAAGTCCAAGACGACGGAGAAGGATGCAGAGGTTAAAAAAGTGGTGAAACTTACAGCAGAGTTGGATGCTGCCAAAGCAAATAACACAAAGCTTTTCCAAATGATA gCTAGTTGTCAAGCAACTAAGACAGTTCGGAATGTGGTCCCATGTCCACAGAGCGGTGGTACAAGTG ATCACATGAGAAACTTACAGACTCTCTTGGATCAGCAGAGGTCTCTGTATGCAATCCTCCAATCTAATTTCAGTCAAACGGTTCAAAACCTCAAGTTCAACTTGGACAGTGCACTTAAAGATAAAACTAAGCATGAAATGGCCATGCTGAAACTGAAAAATGAGAAAGAAGATCTGACTTCTGAGCTTGAGCTTTACAAAAAGAAGTGCAAGGAGGACTTTGTGAAGTCGCTGCAGGGCATCCAGGATGTCACGACTGCTTTCCTCGCCAAGATTGACAACCTCTTCCCTGACACCTTTACCTTCCACCTTACTTGTTCAAAGCAACAAGAGCAAATGCAGAAGATCCACGCAAATTGCACAAACCTTTCCCGGCAAGTAGAAGACAAGTTCCAGAACTACTTGAATTCAGTTGGCGATAAAGTTTCAACCCTTCAGGCGCAGAGCAGCCGAATGGAAGTTGAAAACAATAGGCTGACTTCTGAAAATAAGAAGTGTAGCCAGGATCGTGCTCAAGAAGCCGAGAAGTGCACAAAGCTTCTTCAGGAGGCTCAGCAAGTGCAGGACAGACTGGTGGAGCCACTACTGCAAACCCAGAAACAACTATTGCAGGAAAAGCAAATGCTGCAATCTTCATGTGTCCCAAGG CCCCCAATGCCAAAACCGAACGGAATGGATATGATGTTTCCTGGTTATGCAGGTCCATACAAAACAGGGAGCAGTCAATCATCAAAG GCTAGGTAA
- the babam1 gene encoding BRISC and BRCA1-A complex member 1, whose product MESADPGPADGEERMTELRPRTRSNPEGAEDRRSSNGGLNSPPPTQPTVGSRVEGEGEAASTDGPPASTSTITTAIPNPIAAAATTATSSMSNSVPASLAAAKERPKPSQPSLASQIPIAAELQLRAPRVNCPEKVIICLDLSEEMCLQKLESFNGSKTNALNISQKMIEMFVRTKHKIDKRHEFALVVVNDDALWLSGFTSDPRELCSCLYDLETNVCESFNLEDLLNVILQKIELPLMENVQTIPPPFVVRTLLIYSRQAGQLQCNPSDAVSKMLRSPYFFFDVIYLHNGADEQMDDSSWRDTYESFSKLDSKGMCYRFEVSLCGPAIELHNCMAKLLCHPLQRPFQSHASYSLLEGDEPPEIEATV is encoded by the exons ATGGAGAGCGCAGATCCCGGCCCAGCTGATGGAGAAGAGCGAATGACAGAATTACGTCCGAGGACACGCTCCAATCCGGAGGGAGCGGAGGACAGACGGAGTAGTAACGGTGGTCTGAACAGTCCTCCACCCACACAGCCTACTGTGGGAAGTCGAGTGGAGGGAGAAGGAGAAGCAGCCAGCACTGATGGTCCTCCAGCTTCAACATCCACCATCACGACTGCTATTCCCAACCCCATCGCTGCTGCAGCTACAACCGCAACAAGCAGCATGTCCAATTCAGTGCCTGCTTCACTGGCCGCTGCCAAAGAAAGACCCAAACCAAGCCAGCCCTCACTGGCATCACAGATCCCTATAGCAGCAGAACTCCAGCTGCGAGCACCAAGAGTCAATTGCCCTGAGAAAGTG ATCATCTGTTTGGATTTGTCAGAAGAGATGTGCCTACAAAAGCTGGAGTCCTTCAATGG ATCCAAGACCAACGCCCTCAATATCTCCCAGAAGATGATTGAGATGTTTGTGAGAACAAAGCACAAAATAGACAAGAGACACGAGTTTGCCTTGGTGGTGGTCAATGATGATGCCTTGTGG TTATCAGGCTTCACCTCTGACCCACGGGAGTTGTGTAGCTGTTTGTATGACCTCGAAACTAACGTCTGCGAATCTTTCA ACCTGGAGGATCTTCTGAACGTAAT TCTCCAAAAGATCGAACTTCCGCTGATGGAAAACGTTCAGACGATCCCACCACCGTTCGTGGTTCGTACTCTCCTCATTTACAGTCGGCAGGCAGGTCAGCTGCAGTGTAACCCGTCTGATGCCGTCAGC AAAATGCTACGCTCTCCGTACTTCTTCTTTGATGTCATTTACCTTCATAATGGTGCTGACGAGCAGATGGATGACAGCAGCTGGAGG GACACGTATGAATCTTTCTCCAAGTTGGACTCGAAGGGGATGTGCTACCGTTttgaagtatcactgtgtggcCCAGCCATCGAGCTGCATAACTGCATGGCCAAGCTTCTGTGTCACCCGTTGCAGAGACCCTTCCAGAGTCATGCCTCCTACAGCCTGCTAGAGGGCGACGAGCCACCAGAGATCGAAGCCACGGTGTAG